GATCACCGGGAGCTTCGCGAGCAGCCGCACGGTCTGCAGCTCGACCTTCTCCGGATCGTCGACGCTCATGTCGTCCTCGTAGTAGGTCGACAGGGCGCTGACGGCGCTCGACAGGACCGACATCGGGTGCGCCGAGTGCGGGAGGGCGTCGAACAGACGACGGAGGTCCTCGTGCAGCAGCGTGTGGCGGCGGATGCGGGCGTCGAAGGACTCGAGCTCGGCGGCTGTCGGCAGCTCGCCGTAGATGAGGAGCCAGGCGACCTCGAGGAAGGTGCAGTTCGACGCGACCTGGTCGATCGGGTAGCCGCGGTAGCGCAGGATCCCCTGGTCGCCGTCGATGTACGTGATCGCGCTCTTCGTCGAGCCGGTGTTCACGAAGCCGTAGTCGAGGGTGTTCATCCCCGTCTGCTTCTTGAAGGTCGAGATGTCCACGGTGGACGCGCCGTCGACGCTCGGCAGGATCGGAAACTCCGCCGAGCCGCCCGGGAACGTCAGCGTCGCGGTCTCGGTCTGCTGTTCCGCAGCCGGGCTCACGGGGACGGGCGTGGTGGGCGGTGTGGCCGTCTTCTGAGCGTCGTTGGCAGTGTCAGTCACGGTGACAGCCTAATCGCGCCCACTGTCGGTCGTGCACACCCAGGTGCTCCGGGATTGGTGGGAACCACGGATTGCGCTGGTAGCGCACTGCGTGGTGGCGACTGCCGGGAGGCACGACACCCGCCCGACGGGCACCGTTCAGTCCGCGTCCACCCGGCTGGTGCGTCGCGCACTCGCGAGCCGCTGCGCGGCCGCGGCGATGCGCTCGTCGGTCGCGGTGAGGGCCACACGGACGTGCTCGGCCCCGGCGGGACCGTAGAACGTCCCGGGGGCGACGAGGATCCCGCGGTCGGCGAGCCACGCGACGGTGTCGAGCGCGGGCTCACCGCGGGTCGCCCAGAGGTAGAGTCCGGCCTCGCTGTGGTCGACACGGAAGCCGGCGCCGTCGAGTGCCCGTCGGAGCATGTTCCGGCGCGCCCGGTACCGCGCCTTCTGCTGCTGCACGTGCGTCTCGTCCTCGAGCGCGACGATCATCGCCTGCTGCACCGGCAGCGGCGGCATCATCCCGGTGTGCTTGCGGACCGCGAGGACCTCGGCGAGCAACTCGGCGTCGCCGGCCACGAACGCGGCGCGGTACCCGGCGAGGTTCGACTGCTTCGAGAGCGAGTACACGCTGAGGGCGCCCGAGACCGAGTCGCCGACGACGCGCGGGTCGAGGATGGTCGGCGTCGGCGCGGTGTCGTACGGCGGCTCCCACCCGAGTTCGGCGTAGCACTCGTCGCCGACGATCACGGCGCCGAGCTCGCGGGCACGTTCGACCGCGGCCCGTAGCTGCTCGATCGACAGAACGCGACCGTCGGGGTTCCCCGGGGAGTTCAGCCACACGAGCTTCGTCGTCGCCGGCCACGCAGCGGGGTCGTCCGAGGCGAGTGCGGTTGCGCCGACGAGGGCAGCACCGAGCTCGTACGTGGGGTAGGCGGCCTCCGGGAAGACGACGGTGTCACCGCGGCCGATGCCGAGCCAGAGCGCGAGTCCGGCGATGAACTCCTTCGAGCCGATCGTCGGGAGGACCTGCTCGGCCGTGAGCGTCACGCCCTGCCGGCGGCCGTACCAGTCGGCGATCGCCTCGCGCAGGGCCGGGGTGCCGGCGACCTGCGGGTAGGCGTGCGCGTCGGTGGCCTCGGCGAGGGCGCGGCGGACGAGCTCGGGCGTCGGGTCGACGGGCGAGCCGACACTGAGGTCGACGATGCCGCCCTCGACGGCTGCTGCGCGCTGCTTGAACGGGACGAGCTGGTCCCAGGGGAAGTCGGGGAGGTCGAGCGCCACGGGCGGGTCCGGGTCAGCCGCGCGGGGGCTCGGCGAGGACGACCGGGTGGTCCTTGTGGATCACTCCGACCTTCGCGGCGCCGCCGGGCGAGCCCACCTCTTCGAAGAACTCGACGTTGGCCTTGTAGTAGTCGGCCCACTCCTCGGGGAGGTCGTCCTCGTAGTAGATCGCCTCCACCGGGCAGACCGGCTCGCAGGCTCCGCAGTCGACGCACTCGTCGGGGTGGATGTACAGCGAGCGGTCGCCCTCGTAGATGCAGTCGACCGGGCACTCGTCGATGCAGGCGCGGTCCTTGACGTCCACACAGGGCTGAGCGATCACGTACGTCACGGGTCGATCCTACTCGCGGCCCTGGGCGGATCCGGACAGGCCGGCAGCCGACCCCGCCGCCCCGGGGGTGGACTCCGCTGGCACGGCGGCCGCGCGCCCCGGACGACGGGTGTCGCCGAAGTCCGGCCAGACGAGCACGACGAACGCGACGGCCGTCGGCGCGATCATCCACGTGTAGCCCGCGGCGTTCGCGAGCACGAGCTGGAGCAGGAAGGTCGTCGCGAGCGCGATGCCGAGCCAGACCGCCACGACGAGCACCCGCGAGCGGTACAGCAGTCGGATGCCCGCGAGCAGCCCGACCACGACGAGCGTCGGCAGGAAGACGCCGATCGGGAACGTGCCGATCGTCTGCTGGTGGGTGACGGAGCCCAGGCCACCCGCGACGAGTCCGAGCACGAACGACACGACGACCGCGGTGGCCTTGCCCTGCGGCGAGAACTCGGCGAAGGTCTGCGGTGCCGGTGGCAACGGGTCGGCGTCGTGGCGGAAGGCCTCGACGGCGGGGGCGTGCTGCCGTTCGCCGTGCGGCATCATCCACGAGAGCGCGATCGGGTCGGACGGGTCGACCGGGTCCACCGTCAGCTGTGAGCGGTACTGCTCGAGCGCCGCACGGACCTTCGCCCGCACCGGGAGGACGTCGACGGTCAGGTCGGCCTGCCCGGACTCCGGCGTGACGATCATCGAGAAGGGGACCTCCTCGGCGCGCGCCGCGTACCGGGCCGCGTGGTGCACCCGCACGTGGTCGGGGTGTCCGTAGCCGCCGTCGTCGGCGTAGCTCACGACGGCGTCCGCCATCGTCGACCGGATCGCGGCACGGACGTCGTCCACGACCTCGCCGAGGTCGGCCATCGTGAGCGAGTCCGCCGGGGCGTCGTCGGCGGCCGTCGCGCGTCCGTCCGGTCCCCACTGCATCCCCGAGTCGGCGTACCGACGCTCGGGCAGGTCGGTCGGGCGCGCTCCCGCTCCCCCGAGCCAGAGGTGCGCCGGGCCACCGAGTGCGGCCAGCGCCGCGGCGATCTCTCCCTCGCGGTGGGCGGCGACACGGGGGCCGTCGCCCTCGAGCGGCGCGAGCTCGGCGGTCAGCATCGCGCCCCGCCCGCCGCGGGTCGCCGTGAGGACGGTGACCTCGGCGCCGAGCTCGAGCAGGGTGGCGATCGTCCCGCCCGACACGAGGGTCTCGTCGTCGGGGTGGGCATGCACGAACAGGACGCGCTCTGGGCGGGTGACGGGGGCCTCGGACATCGGTGCCCAGCGTACGGGACGGCCCCTACCGCGGGGTCACGATGTAGGTCGCGGTGACCCCGGCGTCGGTCTTCGCGAACGTCAGGACGACGCGGTACCCGTCGCTCCGGAACAGGCCGAACGCGCTCGTCGAGTCCGCCCGCTTCACCGACTCGGTGTACCCGGCACCGGTCAGGGCGTCGGCCGCGGCCTGGAACTCGTCGACCGACCCGACCCGGACCTGTGCGACCCAGCCGGAACCGTCCGGGCCCGATCCCCCGCCGAGGACCGTTCCGTCGACGAGCGGCACGTCCTTCGTCGGGAACCCGTCCGGCAGCTGCCCGTCCGAGGTCACCTTCGCACCCTTGAGCGCCGTGTCGAGCGCCCCGTCGATGCCGCCGGCGACCGAGGCCATGCCGTCCTGGATCGCCTTGCCGTCGATGCCCTGCACCGCGCTCGACACGTCCGACGCGACCGACGAACCGAGGTCGGTCGCCTGACGGACGGTGTCGG
This is a stretch of genomic DNA from Curtobacterium sp. 458. It encodes these proteins:
- the dapC gene encoding succinyldiaminopimelate transaminase translates to MALDLPDFPWDQLVPFKQRAAAVEGGIVDLSVGSPVDPTPELVRRALAEATDAHAYPQVAGTPALREAIADWYGRRQGVTLTAEQVLPTIGSKEFIAGLALWLGIGRGDTVVFPEAAYPTYELGAALVGATALASDDPAAWPATTKLVWLNSPGNPDGRVLSIEQLRAAVERARELGAVIVGDECYAELGWEPPYDTAPTPTILDPRVVGDSVSGALSVYSLSKQSNLAGYRAAFVAGDAELLAEVLAVRKHTGMMPPLPVQQAMIVALEDETHVQQQKARYRARRNMLRRALDGAGFRVDHSEAGLYLWATRGEPALDTVAWLADRGILVAPGTFYGPAGAEHVRVALTATDERIAAAAQRLASARRTSRVDAD
- the fdxA gene encoding ferredoxin, with the translated sequence MTYVIAQPCVDVKDRACIDECPVDCIYEGDRSLYIHPDECVDCGACEPVCPVEAIYYEDDLPEEWADYYKANVEFFEEVGSPGGAAKVGVIHKDHPVVLAEPPRG
- a CDS encoding PIG-L family deacetylase, producing the protein MSEAPVTRPERVLFVHAHPDDETLVSGGTIATLLELGAEVTVLTATRGGRGAMLTAELAPLEGDGPRVAAHREGEIAAALAALGGPAHLWLGGAGARPTDLPERRYADSGMQWGPDGRATAADDAPADSLTMADLGEVVDDVRAAIRSTMADAVVSYADDGGYGHPDHVRVHHAARYAARAEEVPFSMIVTPESGQADLTVDVLPVRAKVRAALEQYRSQLTVDPVDPSDPIALSWMMPHGERQHAPAVEAFRHDADPLPPAPQTFAEFSPQGKATAVVVSFVLGLVAGGLGSVTHQQTIGTFPIGVFLPTLVVVGLLAGIRLLYRSRVLVVAVWLGIALATTFLLQLVLANAAGYTWMIAPTAVAFVVLVWPDFGDTRRPGRAAAVPAESTPGAAGSAAGLSGSAQGRE